A window of Nocardiopsis sp. Huas11 genomic DNA:
CTCCGGCGACAACGTCCTGCCCGACGTGGAGTTCCTTGGAGTGGACGTCGCGATGGGCGACATCCGGCGGATGAACATGGCGCAGGGCCGCTGGTTCACCGACGCCGACACCGAGTCGCTCGCCCCGGTCCTCGTCGTCAACGAGGACCTGGCCGACGCGCTGGGCGACATCACCGAGGTACAGATCGGCACCGGGCAGTGGCTGGACGCGCGCGTGGTCGGCGTCGTGGAGAGCACCGCGCTGGACTTCTCCTGGCAGAGCGCGTACCTGCTGCGCTCACCCGCCACCGAGGACATGCTGTTCAGCTCCACCGGCACCGACACCGAGACGACGTACCAAGTACGCATCGACCCGGACGACCCGGCGGCCCAGGACCCCACGGGCATGGCGTTCACCGAGCGGATGGCCTCGGCCTCCTGGCGCTGGAGCACGGACGAGCAGGCCAGCGTGGACGCCTGGCGCATGGACGAGACCGAACTGCTGCAGAGCGGCGTGCGCTACCTGTCCTGGGGGCTGGCGGGCATCGCCGTCATCACCCTCACGACCGGCCTGCTCGGCGTCCTCAACGTCGGGCTCGTCACCGTGCGCGAACGCCGCCGCGAACTCGCCACCTACCGGGCGCTGGGCGCCGACCGCCTGACGCTGTTCGTGGCCGTGGTCATGGAGGCGGTCGTGGTGTCACTGGTGGCCGGCGTCATCGCGGTCCTGGGCTGTTGGGCCCTGGTCCTGCTGGCCGGACGGATCGCGGAGGGCCTGGTGACACTGCCGGCCGGGGTCACGCTGAGCATGCCGGCGTCGGCCGTCCTCGTCGGGCTCGGCAGCGCGGCGTGCGTGGGAATGCTGGCCGGGATCATCCCCGCGATGCGGGCGCTGCGCGCCTCCGTCGTCGCCGGGCTGCGGGAATAGGAGAACTCGTGAAGAAGTGGATCATCACCGGAGTGGCGCTGGCCGCCCTCATCGGGCTCGTCGCCGCCGGATTCTTCCTCTTGCCGCGCCTGCTCGGCGGCGGCGCGGGCGAGGACATGGACCTCGGCCAGGGCGCCCTCGACGTGGGCGGCGTCCCCGTCGAGGTGGAGATGGGCTCCGTCGACTCCCTCATGGTGCTGGACGCCACCGTGCGCGCCGAGCCCGGTGAGGACGTCAAGGCCCGCAACGGGGGCACCGTCACCCGCGTGTGGGTGACCGACGGCTCCCTGGTGGACAACGGCGCCCCCCTCCTCAACGTGGCGGTGCCGGACGCGGACGCCGGCGGTGAGGAGGACGCGGACGGCGCGGAGGGCGCCGGAACCCGTGAGGTCAGCCTCTACGCGCCCACGGAGGGCCGCGTGTCGGGGCTGGGGGACCTCCAGGTCGGCGACGTCCTGGAGCCCGGCGCGGTGGCGGCCAACGTCGCCCCGGACGAGTTCCGGGCCGTGGCATCCGTCCCGGCCAACGACCTCTACCGGTTCTATGAGGACCCCCACGACATCCTGCTGGAGATCACCGAGGGTCCGCCCGCCGCCGAGTGCGAGTTCCTGTCGCTGGGCGCGGCCGAGGAGGGCGCCGCCCCGGGCGGCGGCGAGGAGGAAGAGGGCGGCGGCGGTGGCGGCGGCTCCGAGCTGTCCTGCCGCGTGCCCTCGGACCTGCGCGTCTTCGAGGGCGTCACCGGCAAGATGTCCGTCGCCACCGGCGGCGCGGAGAACGTCATGATCGTCCCGGTGACGGCGGTGCGCGGCACGAGCGAGAGCGGCGAGGTGATCGTGGTCGCCGACGACGGCACCGAGGAGGTCCGCGAGGTCGAGCTGGGCGTCTCCGACGGCAGCTCGGTCGAGGTCGTCTCCGGGCTGAGCGTGGGCGACCAGGTGCTCGACCCGATCCCGCTCGACCCCCGTTTCGACGTCCCCGGCGCCGTGGACCCCGAGGACGAGGAGTACATGGACGAGGAGTACATGGAGCTCGAAGGGGAGGTGCTGGAGTAGTGGCCGTCCCCGTCGGGGCCCCCGCCCCCGTACCCCCGCCGTCCGCGAGCGGGCCGCTGCTGCGGGTGGAGGGGCTCACCCGCCACTTCACCGTCTCCGGGACCCGGATCGACGTCCTGCACGACTGCACGTTCCAGGTCAGCCGCGGAGAGGTCGTGGCCATCGTCGGCCAGTCCGGTTCCGGCAAGTCCACGCTGCTGAACCTGCTCGGGCTGCTCGACCGGCCCAGTGGCGGGACCTACGAGTTCGACGGCGTGGACACCACCCGGCTGCGCGAGGGGCCCCGCTCCCGCCTGCGGGGCGAGGGCGTCGGCTTCGTGTTCCAGCAGTTCCACCTGTTGGAGCGCCGCACGGCACTGGCGAACGTGTGCGTGCCGATGGTGCTGGCCGGTGTGCCGCTGCTCAGCCGGCGGTCCCGCGCCCGCGAGCTGTTGGAGGCCGTGGGGCTGGGCCACCGGCTGCACTCGCAGCCGCACCAGCTCTCCGGCGGTGAGCAGCAGCGTGTGGCCCTGGCGCGCGCCCTGAGCCGGGAACCCGCCCTCATCCTCGCCGACGAGCCCACGGGCGCCCTGGACGCCACCAGCAGCACGATGATCATGGACCAGCTCCTGGAGCAGGCCCGCCGGCGCGACGCGGCGGTGGTCGTGGTGACCCACGACCCCAAGGTCGCCGCACGGGCCGACCACGTCGTGGAATTGGTCGAGGGCCGCACCCTCTGACGGAAAGGGCGGGCCGGACGAGTTCCGGCCCGCCCCTTGCGCCATTCGCCGAAATGGTCGGCACAACGAAAAACACCGGGTGGATTTCTCCACCCGGTGTTTCCTTGGTAGCGGGGACAGGATTTGAACCTGCGACCTCTGGGTTATGAGCCCAGCGAGCTACCGAACTGCTCCACCCCGCGTCGTGATCCCTATTCTAGGGCCTTTCGCCCTCGGTGGCAAATCGCTTTTCCGAAGAACGCGATTCCGGGATCCACCGGCGATCCGACCTTTCGGCCTGATCTTCACTCAGTCTAGCAGGGGCTCAACCCCCTTTAGACCGCTCCGGCACCGAAGCGCCGGGAAAAGCACCGGACCCGGAATTTCTCCCGGGTCCGTTCTTCGTAGCGGGGACAGGATTTGAACCTGCGACCTCTGGGTTATGAGCCCAGCGAGCTACCGAACTGCTCCACCCCGCGTCGTTGTGTTCTCAGAGTAGCGTGCCTGGGCGCGGAACCCAAATCGGCGCGGAGAGACCTGGCGCACGCGAACGGGGCG
This region includes:
- a CDS encoding peptidase M23, whose protein sequence is MKKWIITGVALAALIGLVAAGFFLLPRLLGGGAGEDMDLGQGALDVGGVPVEVEMGSVDSLMVLDATVRAEPGEDVKARNGGTVTRVWVTDGSLVDNGAPLLNVAVPDADAGGEEDADGAEGAGTREVSLYAPTEGRVSGLGDLQVGDVLEPGAVAANVAPDEFRAVASVPANDLYRFYEDPHDILLEITEGPPAAECEFLSLGAAEEGAAPGGGEEEEGGGGGGGSELSCRVPSDLRVFEGVTGKMSVATGGAENVMIVPVTAVRGTSESGEVIVVADDGTEEVREVELGVSDGSSVEVVSGLSVGDQVLDPIPLDPRFDVPGAVDPEDEEYMDEEYMELEGEVLE
- a CDS encoding ABC transporter ATP-binding protein, producing the protein MAVPVGAPAPVPPPSASGPLLRVEGLTRHFTVSGTRIDVLHDCTFQVSRGEVVAIVGQSGSGKSTLLNLLGLLDRPSGGTYEFDGVDTTRLREGPRSRLRGEGVGFVFQQFHLLERRTALANVCVPMVLAGVPLLSRRSRARELLEAVGLGHRLHSQPHQLSGGEQQRVALARALSREPALILADEPTGALDATSSTMIMDQLLEQARRRDAAVVVVTHDPKVAARADHVVELVEGRTL
- a CDS encoding ABC transporter permease, with product MLRSLTAGIVLAFAGTRANVARTILSCAGIVVGVGALVLVVTAGDFGQRFAVAYGEANVGLPATLHVSVWSPIEDREAFEEDLRRAGGQDISINQWPSETPVIRSGDNVLPDVEFLGVDVAMGDIRRMNMAQGRWFTDADTESLAPVLVVNEDLADALGDITEVQIGTGQWLDARVVGVVESTALDFSWQSAYLLRSPATEDMLFSSTGTDTETTYQVRIDPDDPAAQDPTGMAFTERMASASWRWSTDEQASVDAWRMDETELLQSGVRYLSWGLAGIAVITLTTGLLGVLNVGLVTVRERRRELATYRALGADRLTLFVAVVMEAVVVSLVAGVIAVLGCWALVLLAGRIAEGLVTLPAGVTLSMPASAVLVGLGSAACVGMLAGIIPAMRALRASVVAGLRE